From a region of the Desulfobacterales bacterium genome:
- a CDS encoding SufE family protein, whose protein sequence is RGIIALVLKVVNNQSPEAVADAELYFLDTIGLTSNLSPARANGLASILKRINQLAHQHTSC, encoded by the coding sequence CGGGGCATCATCGCCCTGGTGTTAAAAGTGGTGAATAACCAGTCCCCTGAAGCGGTGGCAGACGCCGAGCTTTATTTTCTGGATACCATCGGGCTGACCTCCAATTTGTCGCCCGCCCGGGCCAACGGCCTGGCCTCGATTCTCAAACGCATTAATCAACTGGCACATCAGCATACAAGTTGCTGA
- a CDS encoding c-type cytochrome domain-containing protein, whose product MNFDFIYHFLADLGYTHPLHPTLTHLTIGLVIAAVIFRAIALLPAYGKYGQTARHCSTLAFLAIFPTVVLGLMDWAYYYGANWMFPIKMKMILAGALMVLLLLAIILNLKLSKGSGALLVIYLLAFLTVIGLGYFGGEIVYGKRSAPGGNGEPAAEKSAAIGTPSDAAAFAEVQTIFRNNCTNCHAGANPPSSLDLTSYENVMNGGQNGPVVVSGKPGKSELIRRARGISTPQMPLAGPALAESAIRTLEKWIAAGAPAPNR is encoded by the coding sequence ATGAATTTCGATTTTATTTATCATTTTCTGGCAGATTTGGGGTATACGCATCCCCTTCATCCGACGCTGACCCATCTTACCATCGGCCTTGTCATCGCTGCGGTGATTTTCCGGGCAATAGCGCTCTTGCCGGCATATGGCAAATATGGGCAAACCGCAAGGCACTGCAGCACCCTGGCTTTCCTGGCGATTTTTCCCACCGTGGTTCTGGGCTTGATGGATTGGGCCTACTACTATGGCGCCAATTGGATGTTTCCGATCAAAATGAAGATGATCCTGGCCGGCGCCCTTATGGTGCTCCTGCTTTTGGCTATCATCCTGAACCTTAAGCTTTCCAAGGGCTCCGGAGCACTGCTGGTGATTTACCTGCTCGCCTTTCTGACCGTGATCGGTCTCGGCTATTTTGGCGGTGAAATAGTGTACGGCAAAAGGAGTGCCCCGGGAGGTAATGGGGAACCGGCCGCCGAAAAATCGGCAGCCATCGGTACCCCCTCCGACGCTGCGGCCTTTGCAGAGGTGCAAACCATATTCCGGAATAATTGTACAAATTGCCACGCGGGCGCCAATCCGCCCAGCAGTCTGGATTTAACTTCATACGAAAATGTCATGAACGGCGGCCAAAACGGGCCGGTGGTGGTTTCCGGCAAGCCCGGAAAAAGCGAACTGATCAGGCGTGCAAGGGGCATCTCAACGCCTCAGATGCCGCTTGCCGGCCCTGCTTTGGCCGAAAGCGCCATCCGAACGCTTGAAAAATGGATTGCGGCCGGCGCGCCGGCGCCAAACAGATAA
- a CDS encoding methyltransferase domain-containing protein, with protein MNKAFDAHEQLKAYYGKILESSQDLKTSACCCSEESVPAEVRAALKEIDDEIVARFYGCGSPLPPVLEGCTVLDLGCGTGRDVYVASKLVGENGFVIGVDMTDEQLAVAKRHVDSMREKFGYKHPNVDFRKGFIEDLKALDIADNSIDVVISNCVINLSPDKPSVLKEIFRVLKPGGELYFADVFAGCRVPEHLADDPVLHGECLAGAMYIEDFRRLLYSLGCPDYRVAAGRKISLENPEIESKVGMIDFYSMTIRAFKLSALEDICEDYGQVAVYQGTIPNHPHDFALDDHHRFITGKPMLVCGNTAAMIQETRFSRHFSVWGDRSVHYGPFDCAPASVKAETEQAGAGGSCC; from the coding sequence GTGAACAAAGCATTTGACGCTCACGAGCAGCTCAAAGCCTATTACGGAAAAATCCTTGAGAGCTCACAGGACCTGAAAACAAGCGCCTGCTGCTGCAGTGAGGAATCCGTGCCGGCTGAAGTGAGGGCCGCCCTGAAGGAAATAGACGATGAAATCGTTGCTCGGTTTTATGGATGCGGGTCTCCCTTGCCACCGGTTCTGGAAGGCTGCACGGTTTTGGATCTCGGATGCGGAACGGGCCGGGATGTGTATGTGGCCTCGAAACTGGTGGGCGAAAACGGCTTTGTCATCGGCGTTGACATGACCGATGAGCAACTTGCCGTTGCCAAACGGCATGTGGACTCTATGCGCGAAAAATTCGGCTACAAACATCCCAACGTGGATTTCCGCAAGGGGTTCATCGAGGATCTAAAGGCGCTTGATATCGCCGATAATTCCATCGACGTCGTAATTTCCAACTGCGTCATCAATCTGTCGCCGGATAAACCTTCCGTGCTCAAAGAAATTTTTCGCGTGCTCAAACCCGGCGGAGAGCTGTATTTCGCCGATGTTTTTGCCGGTTGCAGGGTGCCGGAACACCTCGCCGATGATCCGGTGCTGCACGGGGAATGTCTGGCCGGAGCCATGTATATCGAAGATTTCAGAAGGCTTCTATACAGCTTGGGGTGTCCGGATTACCGGGTGGCGGCCGGCAGAAAAATCAGCCTCGAAAATCCGGAAATTGAAAGTAAAGTCGGCATGATCGATTTTTATTCCATGACCATCCGGGCGTTCAAGTTGAGCGCGCTGGAGGATATTTGCGAGGATTACGGGCAGGTTGCCGTTTATCAGGGGACGATTCCGAATCACCCGCATGATTTCGCCCTCGATGACCACCACCGGTTTATCACCGGCAAACCCATGCTGGTATGCGGCAATACCGCTGCCATGATTCAGGAAACCAGATTTTCCAGGCACTTCAGCGTTTGGGGGGACCGGTCCGTCCATTACGGCCCGTTTGATTGCGCACCGGCATCTGTTAAAGCCGAAACTGAACAGGCGGGGGCCGGCGGCTCCTGTTGTTAA
- a CDS encoding arsenosugar biosynthesis-associated peroxidase-like protein — METYYNPEDLSKFEEIGKNAPDLAKKFFDYYNAVFADGALTEREKTLIALAVAHAVQCPYCIDAYTTDCLEKGSNLSEMTEAVHVANAIRGGASLVHGVQMRNIAEKISL, encoded by the coding sequence ATGGAGACCTATTACAACCCGGAGGACCTTTCCAAGTTTGAGGAAATCGGCAAAAACGCACCGGATCTGGCCAAAAAATTCTTCGACTATTATAACGCCGTGTTTGCCGACGGCGCGCTCACGGAGCGGGAAAAAACCCTGATTGCGCTGGCAGTGGCGCACGCGGTCCAGTGCCCGTACTGCATTGATGCCTACACGACAGATTGTCTTGAAAAAGGTTCCAATCTTTCCGAGATGACGGAAGCCGTACATGTGGCCAATGCCATCCGCGGCGGCGCCTCCCTGGTGCACGGGGTACAAATGCGCAATATCGCCGAAAAAATATCCTTGTAA
- the arsS gene encoding arsenosugar biosynthesis radical SAM (seleno)protein ArsS (Some members of this family are selenoproteins.) produces the protein MTRDETAILQINVGLLCNQKCRHCHLDAGPHRSENMDRATAEQVIAYAERSGFDIVDITGGAPELNPNLEYLVERLSEIASHVMLRSNLSVLGNGQKDRLIEKLASRRVAVVGSFPSIDELQADAQRGEGVFASSIAVLQKLNRIGYGQEGTGLELNLVVNPTGAFLPPSQEQSAKRYRDVLKRRWGITFNQLFSFANVPIGRFRRWLMDSGNFEAYMEKLARAFNPCAVEGVMCRTLVSVAWDGYFYDCDFNLARRIPMGGKKKVHVSEMPEKPAPGIPIATADHCYTCTAGVGFT, from the coding sequence TTGACACGGGATGAGACGGCGATTCTGCAGATCAATGTCGGCCTGCTGTGCAACCAGAAATGCCGTCACTGCCATCTGGATGCCGGGCCGCACCGATCGGAAAACATGGACCGGGCCACAGCCGAGCAGGTCATTGCCTATGCCGAAAGAAGCGGTTTTGACATCGTCGATATTACCGGCGGCGCACCGGAGTTGAACCCGAACCTCGAATATCTCGTCGAAAGGCTTTCGGAAATCGCCTCTCACGTCATGCTCCGCTCCAACCTTTCCGTGCTCGGCAACGGTCAAAAGGACCGATTGATCGAAAAGCTGGCATCCCGCCGGGTCGCCGTCGTTGGCTCCTTTCCGTCGATTGACGAATTGCAGGCCGATGCCCAGCGCGGGGAGGGGGTTTTTGCATCGAGCATTGCGGTGCTTCAGAAATTGAATCGGATCGGGTACGGCCAGGAGGGTACGGGGCTGGAACTCAATCTTGTGGTCAATCCCACCGGGGCGTTTCTGCCGCCTTCCCAGGAGCAGTCGGCGAAACGATACCGGGATGTCCTCAAGAGGCGATGGGGGATCACGTTTAACCAGCTCTTCAGCTTTGCCAACGTGCCGATCGGCAGATTTCGCCGGTGGCTCATGGATTCGGGAAATTTCGAAGCGTATATGGAAAAACTGGCCAGGGCCTTCAACCCTTGCGCGGTCGAGGGGGTGATGTGCCGCACACTGGTGTCTGTGGCATGGGATGGATATTTCTATGACTGCGACTTCAATCTGGCCAGGCGCATCCCCATGGGCGGGAAAAAAAAAGTGCATGTATCGGAGATGCCAGAAAAGCCGGCGCCGGGCATTCCCATCGCCACCGCCGATCACTGCTATACCTGCACCGCCGGCGTAGGGTTTACATGA